The following are encoded in a window of Strix aluco isolate bStrAlu1 chromosome 15, bStrAlu1.hap1, whole genome shotgun sequence genomic DNA:
- the FOXL3 gene encoding forkhead box L3: protein MFDNTQYPYNCFNYDGDDYPTCSSDEEKKFTRPAYSYIALIAMAIQQSPSNKVTLSGIYDFIMKKFPYYRSNQRAWQNSIRHNLSLNSCFVKVPRTEGNEKGKGNYWSFATGCESMLDLFENGNYRRRRRRRNVKREHKEQRPSRGKSPSSPDVSSMDSALNNISSSESKHERIESGPRLLEPRGFVPNSMTNRQSLTNSSLAKSDSEIKFSIDYILSAPDPLPVLRSQYNIQDNTYHLLEAQQINLQFWTM, encoded by the exons ATGTTTGACAACACGCAGTACCCCTATAACTGCTTTAATTATGATGGGGATGATTATCCTACCTGTAGTTCTGACGAAGAGAAAAAATTCACCAGACCGGCATACAG ctACATTGCCTTAATTGCAATGGCCATCCAGCAAAGTCCTTCAAATAAAGTCACCCTCTCTGGCATTTATGACTTTATAATGAAGAAATTTCCTTACTACAGATCAAATCAAAGAGCCTGGCAGAACTCCATCCGACATAACTTGTCGCTTAACAGTTGTTTTGTAAAG GTTCCCAGAACAGAAGGGaatgagaaggggaaaggaaactATTGGAGCTTTGCGACGGGTTGCGAATCCATGCTGGATCTCTTTGAAAATGGGAATTACAGGCGAAGACGGAGGAGGAGGAACGTGAAAAGGGAACATAAGGAGCAGAGACCAAGCAGAGGGAAAAGTCCTTCATCCCCTGATGTGTCTTCTATGGACTCTGCATTAAACAACATTTCCTCTTCTGAAAGTAAACACGAAAGAATTGAATCAGGCCCAAGACTACTGGAGCCTCGTGGGTTTGTTCCAAACAGCATGACCAACAGGCAGAGCCTAACAAATTCCTCCTTAGCAAAATCGGattctgaaattaaattcagCATCGATTACATCCTTTCAGCCCCCGACCCTTTGCCTGTCCTGAGATCTCAATATAATATACAAGACAATACATATCATCTACTGGAGGCCCAGCAAATTAATCTCCAGTTCTGGACAATGTGA